Proteins from a genomic interval of Rosa chinensis cultivar Old Blush chromosome 2, RchiOBHm-V2, whole genome shotgun sequence:
- the LOC112185720 gene encoding probable WRKY transcription factor 51: MDSNPSWSNCAPFGENQLDPNSMNFDELSEYLMLDNRVDDHQDSSSLRMISPETCHSTAAAAAAGSSGATSRNSSTNINAATMKNSKREGGHGHRVAFRTKSELEIMDDGFKWRKYGKKSVKNSPNPRNYYKCSSAGCDVKKRVERDREDSSYVITTYEGMHNHDTPNCVQLQFNPAALVVDVDPNNVWTTLRASSQSSASS, translated from the exons ATGGACTCAAACCCTAGCTGGTCGAACTGCGCTCCATTTGGAGAGAATCAGCTGGATCCGAACTCCATGAATTTCGATGAGTTATCGGAATATCTCATGCTCGATAATAGGGTTGATGATCATCAGGATTCGTCGTCGCTGAGAATGATATCGCCAGAAACATGTCATAgtactgctgctgctgctgctgctggttCAAGTGGTGCAACATCAAGAAATTCCAGCACTAATAT AAATGCGGCGACAATGAAGAATAGCAAGAGAGAAGGGGGTCATGGCCATAGGGTTGCATTTAGAACGAAATCAGAGCTGGAGATCATGGATGATGGTTTCAAGTGGAGGAAGTACGGCAAGAAGTCGGTCAAGAACAGCCCAAATCCCAG AAATTACTACAAGTGCTCAAGTGCTGGCTGCGATGTAAAGAAGAGAGTAGAGAGGGACAGAGAAGACTCGAGCTATGTGATTACCACATACGAGGGAATGCACAATCATGATACCCCTAATTGTGTGCAGCTCCAGTTCAATCCTGCTGCACTAGTAGTGGATGTGGATCCCAACAACGTTTGGACTACTTTACGAGCTTCTTCGCAATCTTCTGCTTCTTCATAG
- the LOC112189592 gene encoding UDP-glucuronic acid decarboxylase 5, with the protein MATNGERTCTKPLPSPSPLRNAKFFGANMRILVTGGAGFIGSHLVDRLMENEKNEVIVADNYFTGSKDNLKKWIGHPRFELIRHDVTEPLLVEVDQIFHLACPASPIFYKHNPIKTMKTNMIGTMNMLGLAKRVGARILLTSTSEVYGDPLIHPQVESYWGNVNPNGVRSCYDEGKRVAETLMFDYHRQHGVEIRIARVFNTYGPRMNIDDGRVVSNFIAQAIWHEPLTVQSPGTQTRSFCYVSDMVDGLIRLMQGDNTGPINIGNPGEFTMLQLAENVKEVINPKVEIKMVENTPDDPRQRKPDISKAKELLGWEPKVKLRDGLPLMEEDFRTRLGVPRN; encoded by the coding sequence ATGGCTACTAATGGAGAACGAACTTGTACAAAACCGCTTCCGAGCCCCTCTCCTCTAAGAAATGCCAAATTCTTTGGGGCAaatatgagaattttggttactGGAGGAGCTGGGTTCATTGGCTCTCACCTAGTGGACAGGCTGATGGAAAACGAGAAGAATGAGGTGATTGTTGCGGATAACTACTTCACTGGATCAAAGGACAACCTTAAGAAATGGATTGGTCATCCAAGATTCGAGCTTATTCGTCATGATGTGACTGAGCCGTTGCTGGTTGAGGTTGACCAAATATTCCATCTTGCTTGCCCTGCTTCTCCGATCTTCTACAAACACAATCCAATAAAGACAATGAAGACAAATATGATTGGTACAATGAACATGCTGGGACTTGCCAAGCGAGTTGGAGCAAGGATTTTGCTGACATCTACTTCGGAGGTGTATGGAGATCCTCTTATTCACCCTCAAGTTGAGAGCTATTGGGGAAATGTGAATCCCAATGGAGTTAGGAGTTGCTATGATGAGGGAAAGCGAGTGGCcgaaacattgatgtttgattaTCACAGGCAGCATGGCGTAGAGATACGGATCGCTAGGGTTTTCAACACTTATGGCCCTCGCATGAATATTGATGACGGCCGTGTTGTGAGCAACTTCATAGCCCAAGCTATCTGGCATGAACCCTTGACTGTTCAATCACCAGGAACGCAGACAAGGAGTTTCTGCTACGTCTCTGACATGGTCGATGGCCTTATTCGACTTATGCAAGGAGACAACACTGGTCCAATCAACATTGGGAATCCAGGCGAATTTACAATGCTCCAACTAGCAGAGAATGTCAAGGAGGTTATCAATCCTAAAGTGGAGATTAAAATGGTTGAAAACACACCTGATGATCCTCGCCAGAGGAAGCCTGACATCTCAAAAGCAAAGGAGTTGCTGGGATGGGAACCAAAGGTCAAGTTGCGCGATGGTCTGCCCCTCATGGAGGAGGACTTCCGTACAAGACTTGGTGTCCCCAGAAATTAA
- the LOC112184077 gene encoding vesicle-associated protein 2-1 has product MLSGERKKSFTSWRSINSDGDGNQLIISVHPDDKLKFLVERRKQSSCNLNVFNNTEHCVAFKIKTTNPKKYIANPKSGVIQARHSCVIRLTQQVIVKYPLTGECKDKYLIQTTIVPPNYAADELPKDTFAKESGRRIEECKLPVVYIIPPDLGHQEHDIWSLLRDSVKDGKIPVTEPSPDRDLTVTLLQQ; this is encoded by the coding sequence ATGTTGTCTGGAGAACGAAAAAAATCGTTCACATCTTGGCGGTCCATCAATAGCGACGGTGATGGTAATCAGTTGATCATCTCTGTTCATCCCGATGATAAACTGAAATTTCTAGTTGAGCGAAGAAAGCAAAGCTCTTGTAATCTAAACGTTTTCAATAACACAGAACACTGTGTTGCGTTCAAGATTAAAACCACAAACCCTAAGAAGTACATTGCAAATCCCAAGTCTGGTGTTATACAGGCTCGGCACTCATGTGTCATCAGACTCACCCAGCAAGTCATCGTTAAATATCCTCTAACTGGGGAGTGCAAAGACAAATACCTCATACAGACTACAATAGTGCCTCCAAATTATGCTGCTGATGAGCTTCCGAAAGATACTTTTGCCAAGGAAAGTGGAAGGAGAATAGAGGAGTGCAAGCTTCCAGTTGTGTATATCATTCCTCCAGATTTGGGTCACCAGGAACATGATATATGGAGCTTGCTAAGAGATAGTGTCAAAGATGGCAAAATACCGGTAACTGAACCAAGCCCAGACCGTGACCTGACGGTGACTTTGTTGCAGCAGTGA
- the LOC112184079 gene encoding uncharacterized protein LOC112184079 has product MFQSTSTAKSLTWHADERLKDDKMRHPADSPTWKLVDDKWPAFSSEPRNLRLALYSDGFNPHSSLSNRYSCWPVILVTYNLPPWLCMKRKYMMLTLLISGPKQPGNDIDVYLQPLIDDLKILWDGVEGVYDGYRKKYFKLKAVLFWTINDFPAYGNLSGSIVKGYNACPVCLQHTKPHRLAHGQKMSYMRHRRFLPRYHPYRKQAAVFDNTEERDLAPIPLSGHEVLQRVEGMNWPFGKKHPHPPYKGAEDESRPCWKKKSVFFELEYWKFLPVRHNLDVMHIEKNVCDALIGTLLNIPGKTKDGVAARLDMVAMGIRAGLNPKIGGKKEKLPLASWNLMLEEKKTVCKSFFGMKLADRLCSIMKSLVSMDDLRLVGMKSHDCHTVLHHLLPIAIRSVLEKPVRYAIIKFCLFFKAICSKVIDVEKLKKIQADLVETVCELEKFFPPSFFDIMIHLSIHLVREVELCGPIFFRWMYPFERYMKTLKGYVRNRNHPEGCIAESYIAEEAVEFLAERNLTEPTVGLPSSSTSDQKGTCRPMSGATMIYPSQKKLQLAHLCVLQNTNEARPYFE; this is encoded by the coding sequence atgtttcagtcgACTAGTACAGCTAAAAGCTTGACATGGCATGCTGATGAGCGACTGAAGGATGATAAAATGAGGCATCCGGCTGACTCCCCTACTTGGAAGTTAGTGGACGATAAGTGGCCTGCTTTTAGTTCAGAGCCTAGGAATCTAAGGCTAGCGCTGTATTCTGATGGTTTCAATCCCCACAGTTCCCTTTCTAATAGATATTCTTGTTGGCCTGTCATACTAGTGACCTACAATCTTCCCCCATGGCTCTGCATGAAGAGGAAGTATATGATGCTCACCTTGTTAATCTCTGGACCTAAACAGCCTGGAAATGACATTGATGTCTATCTCCAGCCCTTGATAGATGATTTGAAGATTTTGTGGGATGGGGTTGAAGGGGTATATGATGGTTATAGAAAAAAGTACTTCAAACTTAAAGCAGTGCTCTTTTGGACCATTAACGACTTCCCTGCATATGGGAATTTGTCAGGCAGCATTGTGAAAGGGTACAATGCTTGTCCTGTTTGTTTACAGCATACCAAACCTCATAGGCTGGCTCATGGTCAAAAGATGTCGTATATGCGGCATCGAAGATTCTTACCACGTTACCATCCTTATCGAAAACAGGCAGCAGTTTTCGATAACACTGAAGAACGTGATCTCGCTCCTATTCCATTAAGTGGACATGAGGTGCTGCAAAGAGTAGAAGGTATGAACTGGCCTTTTGGTAAAAAGCACCCTCATCCTCCATATAAGGGTGCTGAAGATGAGAGTAGACCATGTTGGAAGAAGAAATCTGTTTTCTTCGAACTTGAGTACTGGAAGTTTCTTCCCGTTCGACATAATCTTGATGTAATGCACATCGAGAAAAATGTTTGCGATGCATTAATCGGTACATTGTTGAATATTCCTGGGAAAACCAAAGATGGGGTGGCTGCTCGTTTAGATATGGTGGCAATGGGTATAAGGGCTGGTCTGAATCCTAAAATTGgggggaaaaaagagaaattaccTTTGGCAAGTTGGAATCTCAtgttagaagaaaagaaaacagttTGCAAATCTTTTTTTGGCATGAAGCTTGCTGATCGGTTATGTTCTATTATGAAGAGTTTAGTGTCCATGGATGATCTACGGCTTGTTGGTATGAAATCACATGATTGCCATACCGTCCTCCATCACTTGCTCCCCATTGCAATTCGTTCAGTATTAGAGAAACCAGTTAGATATGCTATCATTAAGTTCTGTCTCTTCTTCAAGGCCATATGCAGTAAAGTCATAGATGTAGAGAagctaaaaaaaattcaagctgACCTTGTCGAAACAGTTTGTGAGCTTGAGAAATTCTTCCCACCGTCCTTCTTCGATATTATGATTCATCTTTCGATCCATCTTGTTAGAGAAGTTGAGCTCTGTGGCCCTATTTTCTTTAGATGGATGTACCCCTTCGAAAGGTACATGAAAACATTAAAAGGATATGTTAGGAACCGTAACCATCCAGAAGGTTGCATTGCTGAATCATACATCGCCGAAGAAGCAGTAGAGTTTTTGGCAGAACGTAATCTAACTGAACCTACTGTTGGACTACCATCTAGCAGTACATCTGACCAGAAGGGGACGTGCAGACCTATGTCAGGTGCCACAATGATCTATCCAAGTCAAAAGAAGTTGCAGCTAGCACATCTTTGTGTGTTGCAGAATACGAATGAAGCAAGGCCCTACTTTGAGTAA